One genomic region from Nitrospirota bacterium encodes:
- a CDS encoding nitroreductase family protein: SIRRYQTTPVPDADIRKIIEAGTRAPNANNTQPWSFIVIRDRRLLGRMAAAVRGMIDAMIPFAEDERQAQRLAAYKGNYYTFFENAPVVIAVFLESYDAGTDKLLARMGHDPEAVRRLRPLPGLQSVAAAVQNMLLAIHALGYGSCWMTGPLVAQEAFEKLLGFGKEKSIAALLPVGVPDEHPAARTTRKPLEEIVTGIQ; the protein is encoded by the coding sequence CGAGCATCCGCCGGTACCAGACGACGCCGGTGCCCGATGCGGACATCAGGAAGATCATCGAAGCCGGCACGAGGGCGCCAAATGCGAACAACACGCAGCCCTGGAGCTTTATCGTCATCAGGGACAGGAGGTTGCTTGGCCGGATGGCCGCTGCTGTCCGGGGCATGATCGACGCTATGATCCCCTTTGCCGAGGACGAGAGGCAGGCGCAGCGGCTCGCGGCGTATAAGGGAAATTACTACACGTTCTTCGAGAATGCACCGGTCGTGATCGCCGTGTTCCTGGAATCCTATGACGCGGGGACGGACAAGCTTCTTGCGAGGATGGGTCATGACCCGGAAGCCGTAAGGAGGCTCCGGCCGCTGCCCGGGCTCCAGAGCGTTGCCGCGGCCGTGCAGAACATGCTGCTCGCCATTCATGCCCTTGGCTATGGATCCTGCTGGATGACCGGACCGCTTGTGGCTCAGGAGGCATTCGAGAAGCTGCTGGGATTTGGAAAAGAGAAGTCTATTGCGGCGCTGCTCCCCGTCGGCGTGCCCGATGAGCATCCTGCGGCGCGGACAACCCGGAAGCCTCTTGAGGAGATCGTGACCGGGATTCAGTAA
- the glgC gene encoding glucose-1-phosphate adenylyltransferase, with protein MSILAMILAGGKGERLHPLTIHRAKPAVPFGGIYRIIDFTLSNCINSGIRKIAVLPQYKSLSLDKHLRLAWNFFSGELNEYIISVPPQQRVGDKWYQGTADAIYQNIYMIEKDAPDHLMVLAGDHIYKMDYSEMLRFHEEKRADATVAALEIPATGASSFGVIEVDRDHRIVGFEEKPKAPTPIPGRPGMAFASMGIYLFNTKKAIEHLEFDALRDTSHDFGKNIIPQMMKTDRVYAYNFEDKNRKAAKYWRDVGTIDAYWEANMDLVSVDPLLNLYDKTWPIRTYQSQNPPAKFVFAQEEKGGRLGIALDSIVAHGSIISGGRVQNSVLSPNVRVNSYSEVYDSILMENVDIGRHCRIHRAIIDKDVLIPPHTEIGYDLEQDRKRYHVTSSGIVVIAKGTEVCDADRPASMAEGPG; from the coding sequence ATGAGCATCCTTGCAATGATCCTTGCAGGCGGCAAGGGAGAACGTCTTCACCCCCTCACCATCCACCGCGCAAAACCGGCCGTTCCCTTCGGAGGCATCTACCGGATCATTGACTTCACCCTGTCCAACTGCATCAATTCGGGGATTCGCAAGATCGCCGTGCTCCCGCAGTACAAATCCCTGTCCCTGGACAAGCACCTCCGGCTCGCCTGGAACTTTTTTTCCGGGGAGCTGAACGAATACATCATCTCCGTGCCGCCGCAGCAGCGCGTTGGCGACAAATGGTACCAGGGAACGGCGGACGCGATCTATCAGAACATCTATATGATCGAGAAGGACGCTCCGGACCACCTGATGGTCCTCGCCGGGGACCACATCTACAAGATGGACTATTCTGAGATGCTGCGCTTCCATGAGGAGAAGAGAGCCGATGCAACGGTTGCGGCCCTCGAAATCCCGGCAACCGGGGCATCATCCTTCGGCGTGATCGAGGTGGACCGCGACCATCGCATTGTGGGATTCGAGGAAAAGCCGAAGGCCCCCACGCCGATACCCGGCCGCCCGGGCATGGCCTTCGCCTCCATGGGCATCTACCTGTTCAATACCAAGAAAGCCATCGAGCACCTCGAGTTCGACGCGCTCAGGGACACGTCGCATGACTTCGGCAAGAACATCATTCCGCAGATGATGAAGACCGACCGCGTCTATGCCTACAACTTCGAGGACAAGAACAGGAAGGCGGCGAAATACTGGCGCGACGTGGGGACCATCGACGCATACTGGGAAGCCAACATGGACCTGGTCAGCGTCGACCCGCTGCTGAACCTGTACGATAAGACGTGGCCGATCCGCACGTACCAGTCGCAGAACCCGCCCGCGAAATTCGTCTTTGCACAGGAGGAGAAGGGCGGTAGGCTCGGCATCGCGCTGGACTCGATCGTGGCCCATGGGTCCATCATCAGCGGCGGCCGGGTGCAGAACTCGGTGCTCTCACCGAACGTGCGGGTGAACAGCTACAGCGAGGTGTACGATTCGATCCTCATGGAGAACGTGGACATCGGGCGGCACTGCCGTATACACAGGGCGATCATCGACAAGGACGTGCTCATCCCGCCTCACACGGAGATCGGGTATGATCTCGAGCAGGACCGGAAGCGCTACCACGTAACGTCGTCGGGGATCGTCGTGATTGCGAAGGGGACCGAAGTGTGCGACGCGGACAGGCCGGCATCGATGGCGGAAGGGCCCGGCTGA
- the nuoE gene encoding NADH-quinone oxidoreductase subunit NuoE, with protein MLQNDEVKKVEAVLDDAQGQRGVLIAVLQRVQEKVGYLPEDAMRLIADRLHLSLNNVYGVASFYKHFHFKPRGKNVVKVCMGTACHVRGAKAVLTEMEHKLGIKEGETTKDLSVTLETVGCVGCCALAPVATVNDQDLYGELTPKMVDDIIAMARSEHGTHV; from the coding sequence GTGCTCCAGAATGATGAAGTGAAAAAAGTAGAAGCAGTCCTTGATGATGCCCAGGGCCAGCGGGGAGTTCTCATCGCAGTTCTCCAGCGGGTGCAGGAGAAGGTCGGCTACCTGCCCGAGGACGCGATGCGGCTGATCGCGGACCGGCTGCATTTGTCCCTGAACAACGTCTATGGCGTTGCCTCGTTCTACAAGCATTTCCATTTCAAGCCGCGAGGCAAAAACGTGGTGAAGGTCTGCATGGGCACCGCTTGTCACGTGCGCGGAGCCAAGGCCGTGCTCACCGAGATGGAGCACAAGTTGGGAATCAAGGAAGGCGAGACAACGAAGGACCTGTCCGTCACGCTTGAGACCGTGGGCTGCGTCGGGTGCTGCGCGCTTGCGCCGGTCGCGACCGTGAACGACCAGGACCTCTACGGCGAGTTGACGCCCAAGATGGTGGATGACATTATTGCGATGGCGAGGAGTGAACATGGAACTCACGTTTAA
- a CDS encoding NADH-quinone oxidoreductase subunit NuoF, which produces MELTFKRLSNVDDLEALRVRLKQERSTKETHRVRVCCGTACQASGSRKLVKKFEEEAKAKGVELEIVKTGCQGFCQRGPVMIQEPQETFYQKVKVADIPALFSTSVLNGVPYRKQLYREFSLSEPNTAMQDIPFYKKQKRVALHRNGVVDPCNIYDAIREDGYAALAKCLTEYKPDEVIDIVKKSGLRGRGGAGFPAGLKWEHTKKSGAKVKAVVCNGDEGDPGAFMDRALMEGDPHSVIEGMIINAYAIGALHGYIYVRHEYPLAVKNLGIAIKQAEDLGLLGKNILGSGLDLTMEIKEGAGAFVCGESTALVASIEGERGMPRPRPPRLSEAAGGLWGMPTNLNNVETFANVPTIITKGLNYYTGIGTEKSKGTKVFALTGKIKNTGLIEVPMGITLREIIFDIGGGMLNPDRQFKAVQTGGPSGGCIPAQFLDMPADFDTLASVGSIMGSGGMVVLDEDDCMVDVAKYFLSFTKSESCGKCPPCRVGTWQMYELLDKITSGQGEKGDIERLEKMGKLVVAGSLCGLGNSAPNPVLSTIKYFREEYEEHVNDKFCRAKRCQGLGSFRILPEHCILCGMCKQACAFDAVTELRDRFFIDQDYCTKCKACYSVCPTQAIVIEKGGAHVAAGK; this is translated from the coding sequence ATGGAACTCACGTTTAAGCGGTTAAGCAACGTCGATGACCTCGAAGCCCTCCGCGTCCGGCTGAAGCAGGAGCGCTCGACAAAAGAGACCCACCGCGTGCGCGTCTGCTGCGGCACTGCCTGCCAGGCATCGGGCTCCCGGAAACTGGTCAAGAAGTTCGAGGAGGAGGCAAAGGCCAAGGGCGTCGAACTCGAGATCGTCAAGACCGGGTGTCAGGGCTTCTGCCAGCGTGGACCGGTCATGATCCAGGAGCCGCAGGAGACCTTCTACCAGAAGGTGAAGGTTGCCGATATCCCAGCCCTTTTCTCCACGTCCGTCCTGAACGGCGTGCCCTACCGAAAACAGCTTTACCGCGAGTTCTCGCTGTCCGAGCCGAACACGGCCATGCAGGACATCCCGTTCTACAAGAAGCAGAAGCGCGTGGCGCTCCACCGGAACGGTGTCGTGGACCCCTGCAACATCTACGATGCAATCCGCGAGGACGGGTATGCTGCCCTGGCCAAATGTCTTACCGAGTACAAGCCTGATGAAGTGATCGACATCGTGAAAAAGTCCGGCCTCCGCGGCCGCGGAGGCGCGGGGTTCCCGGCGGGGCTCAAGTGGGAGCATACGAAGAAATCGGGCGCCAAAGTCAAGGCTGTGGTCTGCAACGGCGATGAGGGCGACCCGGGCGCGTTCATGGACCGGGCACTCATGGAAGGCGATCCCCATTCCGTGATCGAGGGAATGATCATCAACGCTTACGCGATCGGAGCACTGCACGGCTATATCTACGTGCGGCACGAGTATCCTCTCGCCGTGAAGAACCTCGGTATCGCCATCAAACAGGCGGAGGACCTGGGCCTGCTGGGTAAGAACATCCTGGGAAGCGGCCTTGACTTAACCATGGAGATCAAGGAAGGCGCGGGCGCCTTTGTGTGCGGCGAGTCAACGGCCCTGGTGGCCTCCATCGAGGGCGAGCGCGGCATGCCGCGCCCCCGTCCGCCGCGCCTCTCCGAGGCCGCGGGCGGTCTCTGGGGCATGCCCACGAACCTGAACAACGTCGAGACCTTCGCAAATGTGCCGACGATCATCACGAAGGGACTGAATTACTATACCGGGATCGGGACCGAGAAGTCAAAGGGCACGAAGGTCTTCGCCCTCACGGGCAAGATCAAGAACACGGGCCTCATTGAAGTGCCCATGGGCATAACGCTCAGGGAGATCATTTTCGACATCGGCGGCGGCATGCTGAACCCGGACAGGCAATTCAAGGCCGTCCAGACCGGCGGCCCGTCGGGCGGCTGCATACCGGCCCAGTTCCTCGACATGCCCGCCGATTTCGATACGCTCGCAAGCGTGGGCTCCATCATGGGATCGGGCGGCATGGTCGTCCTCGACGAGGACGACTGCATGGTGGACGTGGCAAAGTACTTCCTCTCCTTCACCAAGAGCGAATCCTGCGGCAAGTGCCCGCCGTGCCGTGTCGGCACCTGGCAGATGTACGAACTGCTGGACAAGATCACGTCAGGACAGGGGGAAAAAGGCGATATCGAACGGCTCGAAAAGATGGGCAAGCTGGTCGTTGCCGGGTCCCTCTGCGGCCTCGGCAACAGCGCGCCCAATCCGGTCCTCTCCACGATCAAATATTTCCGGGAAGAGTACGAAGAGCACGTGAACGACAAGTTTTGCCGCGCCAAGAGATGCCAGGGGCTGGGCTCCTTCCGCATCCTGCCCGAGCACTGCATCCTGTGCGGCATGTGCAAACAAGCTTGTGCTTTCGACGCCGTGACCGAGCTCAGGGACAGGTTCTTCATCGACCAGGATTACTGCACGAAATGCAAGGCCTGCTACTCGGTATGTCCCACCCAGGCCATCGTGATCGAAAAAGGAGGGGCTCATGTCGCAGCAGGAAAGTAA
- a CDS encoding NADH-ubiquinone oxidoreductase-F iron-sulfur binding region domain-containing protein, giving the protein MSQQESKCPVNATRAKLALFYYDDPKNGMCSKCHPCKLGIFDAIKIFEAIQSGHGSKKDAALLERIAVDVKDGGMCKKGKDHADILAAFLNQHRDDLLRHIDGVCTHLECAALVRYEIDPDKCTMCDKCREVCKDFAVEGQKLVPGKTGFTSYRVRQKRCTHCGECIKVCPEGAVIVVEKEREQAVKEPVRTLVCTCDVSGRPTGKVPVCSIHDTGAVLSGAKQ; this is encoded by the coding sequence ATGTCGCAGCAGGAAAGTAAGTGCCCGGTCAATGCCACGCGGGCCAAGCTTGCGCTCTTCTACTATGACGATCCCAAGAACGGCATGTGCTCCAAGTGCCATCCCTGCAAGCTCGGGATCTTCGACGCGATCAAGATCTTCGAGGCCATCCAGTCCGGCCACGGCTCGAAGAAGGACGCGGCGCTCCTCGAGCGCATCGCCGTCGACGTGAAGGACGGCGGCATGTGCAAGAAGGGCAAGGACCACGCCGATATCCTTGCCGCGTTCCTCAACCAGCACCGGGACGACCTGCTCCGTCATATCGACGGCGTCTGCACGCACCTCGAGTGCGCGGCCCTTGTGCGCTACGAGATCGACCCTGACAAGTGCACGATGTGCGACAAGTGCCGCGAAGTTTGCAAGGACTTCGCTGTCGAGGGACAAAAGCTCGTTCCGGGCAAGACGGGGTTCACCTCTTACCGCGTCAGGCAGAAACGCTGCACCCACTGCGGCGAGTGCATCAAGGTCTGCCCCGAGGGTGCGGTCATCGTGGTGGAAAAGGAGCGGGAGCAGGCGGTCAAGGAGCCGGTGCGGACCCTGGTCTGCACCTGCGACGTCAGCGGCAGACCGACCGGCAAGGTCCCGGTCTGCTCCATCCACGACACGGGCGCGGTCCTGTCGGGGGCGAAGCAGTAA
- a CDS encoding molybdopterin-dependent oxidoreductase encodes MTTKMVNMEFDGRAVSVPEGMTLVDAAATVGVHIPNLCHIKELRGVGACRMCMVEIEGMKTPVTGCTTRTKEGMKVQTKTPKVEEIRKFVTDLVLSFHPLDCMTCPKAGDCDLQRYAADLSIRESSFGRKSFNYELNDRSPFITIDNNYCILCGRCVRVCKEQNTNVLDFMGRGITTKVTTALDKPLHESGCTFCGSCVEACPVNTIMERDRWQHGREWDLEKTDSVCTACGSGCSVVVSKKDGRIVKVNTKESNGYICAIGRFAFDSLKSGNRITTPLKKQGGKLVPATWEEAAKIAGDALKKAGAHAGFIASGSLTNEEACAVQRLAAASGSANIDTPASSYAGGAIAALRAVYGDAGIGVASQADLSAADCVVVIGADPSQKQQSLQEVDVMIRRRAQAGAKLIVVSTEKTDLAHHQNAILLQLKAGTDTALLGGLLTAVLAEGATPAAKGLDALKKALVTTDSAAAASGVPVEQIAAAAKAYAAAKQPVVVLGTGISASEEACLQALNLALVKSAGVMPLMLEANALGVMQMGCLGGMAPGFAKAKKMGKSYEEMKKGMKALFIAGNVPDADFTSDMIIVLAGHANALTEKADLVLPLAALYEKQGTIVNTYGTQKIFAQAQPAAAGIRDGVEAASDISAAIGKAKAFKVKDIASLVKKVKAGKIGPGSFKPVKAASAKPYGRSATVLLFAMNRGMLANTGVIKVLVAQQPALQQ; translated from the coding sequence ATGACGACCAAGATGGTGAATATGGAATTCGACGGCAGGGCCGTATCGGTCCCCGAGGGGATGACCCTCGTCGATGCCGCCGCGACCGTGGGGGTCCACATCCCGAACCTGTGCCACATTAAGGAGCTGCGCGGCGTGGGCGCCTGCCGCATGTGCATGGTCGAGATCGAGGGCATGAAGACCCCGGTCACCGGCTGCACGACCCGCACCAAGGAAGGCATGAAGGTTCAGACAAAGACCCCGAAGGTCGAGGAAATCCGGAAGTTCGTGACCGACTTGGTGCTTTCCTTCCATCCCCTTGATTGCATGACCTGCCCCAAGGCGGGCGACTGCGACCTGCAGCGTTACGCTGCGGACCTGAGTATCCGGGAGTCCTCGTTCGGCCGCAAAAGCTTCAACTATGAGCTGAACGACCGGAGCCCCTTCATCACCATCGACAACAACTACTGCATCCTCTGCGGTCGGTGTGTGCGGGTCTGCAAGGAGCAGAACACGAATGTGCTCGATTTCATGGGCCGCGGCATCACGACCAAGGTCACGACCGCCCTGGACAAGCCCCTCCACGAATCCGGCTGCACCTTCTGCGGCTCCTGCGTGGAAGCATGCCCCGTGAACACGATCATGGAGCGGGACCGCTGGCAGCACGGCCGGGAATGGGATCTTGAAAAGACCGACTCGGTCTGCACCGCCTGCGGCTCGGGCTGCAGCGTGGTCGTTTCGAAGAAGGACGGCCGCATCGTGAAGGTAAATACGAAAGAATCGAACGGCTATATCTGCGCCATCGGCCGGTTCGCTTTTGACTCCCTGAAATCGGGGAACAGGATCACGACACCTCTGAAGAAGCAGGGCGGGAAATTGGTCCCGGCCACCTGGGAAGAGGCGGCGAAGATCGCCGGCGACGCCCTGAAGAAGGCCGGCGCCCACGCAGGATTCATCGCTTCGGGCTCGCTTACGAACGAGGAGGCCTGTGCGGTCCAGAGGCTTGCCGCCGCATCGGGAAGCGCGAACATCGACACACCGGCATCCTCCTACGCGGGCGGCGCGATCGCAGCGCTCCGCGCGGTCTACGGCGATGCGGGGATCGGCGTTGCATCTCAGGCCGACCTGTCGGCCGCGGACTGTGTTGTCGTGATCGGGGCCGACCCGTCGCAGAAGCAGCAGTCGCTCCAGGAGGTTGATGTCATGATCCGCAGGCGCGCGCAGGCGGGCGCGAAGCTCATCGTCGTGAGCACCGAGAAGACCGATCTCGCGCATCATCAGAACGCGATCCTGCTGCAGCTCAAGGCAGGCACGGACACTGCTCTCCTGGGCGGGCTCCTGACCGCGGTATTGGCAGAAGGCGCAACTCCGGCCGCGAAGGGTCTCGATGCGCTGAAGAAGGCGCTCGTGACAACGGACAGCGCGGCAGCGGCCTCCGGGGTGCCTGTCGAACAGATCGCCGCGGCAGCAAAGGCATATGCAGCGGCCAAGCAGCCGGTGGTCGTGCTGGGAACGGGCATCTCGGCCAGTGAAGAAGCCTGCCTGCAGGCGCTGAATCTGGCGCTTGTCAAGAGCGCCGGCGTCATGCCGCTCATGCTCGAGGCGAACGCGCTCGGCGTCATGCAGATGGGCTGCCTGGGCGGGATGGCCCCGGGCTTTGCCAAGGCGAAGAAGATGGGCAAGAGCTATGAAGAGATGAAGAAGGGCATGAAGGCGCTCTTTATCGCCGGGAACGTTCCTGACGCGGATTTCACGTCGGACATGATCATTGTTCTGGCGGGTCATGCAAACGCCCTCACCGAGAAGGCCGATCTTGTGCTTCCCCTGGCCGCACTGTATGAGAAGCAGGGTACCATCGTGAACACCTACGGCACGCAGAAAATTTTTGCGCAGGCACAGCCGGCCGCAGCCGGCATCAGGGACGGCGTGGAGGCCGCTTCCGATATCTCAGCAGCGATCGGCAAGGCCAAAGCCTTCAAGGTAAAGGATATTGCCTCTCTCGTGAAGAAGGTGAAGGCCGGCAAGATCGGGCCAGGGAGCTTCAAACCGGTTAAGGCGGCGTCGGCGAAGCCCTACGGCAGGTCGGCGACCGTCCTGCTCTTCGCAATGAACCGGGGCATGCTCGCCAACACGGGAGTGATCAAGGTCCTGGTGGCGCAGCAGCCGGCGCTCCAGCAGTAG